In one Oryza glaberrima chromosome 2, OglaRS2, whole genome shotgun sequence genomic region, the following are encoded:
- the LOC127762802 gene encoding cinnamoyl-CoA reductase 1-like: MAAAAAVVCVTGAGGFIGSWIVKLLLARGYAVRGTSRRADDPKNAHLWALDGAAERLTMVSVDLLDRGSLRAAFAGCHGVIHTASPMHDDPEEIIEPVITGTLNVVEVAADAGVRRVVLSSTIGTMYMDPRRDPDSPLDDSCWSDLDYCKNTKNWYCYAKTIAERKAWEVARGRGVDMAVVIPVVVLGELLQPGMNTSTKHILKYLTGEAKTYVNESHAYVHVVDAAEAHVRVLEAPGAGGRRYVCAERTLHRSELCRILAGLFPEYPIPTRCRDEINPPKKGYKFTNQPLKDLGIKFTPVHEYLYEAVKSLEDKGFIKKTSNTKELHRQSSPPQNSPASMLMSKL; the protein is encoded by the exons atggccgccgccgccgccgtcgtctgcgtcaccggcgccggcgggttcATCGGGTCGTGGATCGTCAAGCTCCTCCTCGCCCGCGGCTACGCCGTCCGCGGCACATCCCGCCGCGCcg ATGACCCGAAGAACGCGCACCTGTGGGCgctcgacggcgcggcggagcggctgaCGATGGTGAGCGTCGACCTGCTCGACCGTGGCAGCCtccgcgccgccttcgccggctGCCACGGCGTCATCCACACCGCCTCGCCGATGCACGACGACCCG GAGGAGATCATCGAGCCGGTGATCACCGGGACGCTGAACGTGGTGGAggtggccgccgacgccggcgtgcGGCGGGTGGTGCTCTCCTCCACCATCGGCACCATGTACATGGACCCTCGCCGCGACCCCGACTCCCCCCTCGACGACTCCTGCTGGAGCGACCTCGACTACTGCAAGAACACCAAG AATTGGTATTGCTACGCGAAGACgatagcggagaggaaggcgtgGGAGGTGGCGAGGGGTCGGGGGGTGGACATGGCGGTGGTGATCCCGGTGGTGGTGCTCGGCGAGCTGCTGCAGCCAGGGATGAACACCAGCACCAAGCACATTCTCAAGTACCTCACCGGCGAGGCCAAGACGTACGTCAACGAGTCCCACGCCTACGTGCACGTCGTGGACGCCGCCGAGGCCCACGTCAGGGTGCTGGAGGCGCCGGGGGCCGGCGGCCGCCGGTACGTCTGCGCCGAGCGCACCCTGCACCGCAGCGAGCTCTGCCGGATCCTCGCCGGCCTCTTCCCGGAGTATCCGATTCCTACAAG GTGCAGGGATGAGATAAATCCACCAAAGAAGGGCTACAAGTTCACAAACCAACCTCTGAAGGATCTTGGCATCAAGTTCACACCTGTGCATGAATACCTGTATGAAGCAGTGAAGTCCCTGGAAGACAAGGGATTCATCAAGAAGACCTCCAATACCAAG GAGCTTCACAGGCAAAGTTCTCCCCCTCAAAATTCACCCGCGAGCATGCTGATGTCGAAGCTTTGA